The segment ATCGGGCTTTAAGTATGCGGAAGTAATTTTTTGCGTTAGAGTAAAAAATTTTTTCTATAGCTAATCAAAGTGGGATCAAGAGAAACTTACCACTTTCTTTACAAAGGGTTTGATGTTACCATTTGACTGCCTATTCTGAATTTATTGAATGAACATTAACATAAAGAATCTAGTTCATGCTTTCTCTAAATTGCCAAGTTTAGGGCCATCATCATCACGCAGGTTAGTTATACATTTACTTCAAAACAAAGAAAAAGTTATGCTACCACTTGCATCTTTGATTAAAGAGCTAGCAGATCTTATAATAGAGTGTGAAGTTTGCGGAAATCTAGATACTAAGTCACCTTGTTCTATTTGTACTAACCCAAAACGTGACACTAAGTTACTGTGTGTAGTAGAAGAATTGGGTGATCTATGGGCGTTTGAAAAAGGAAATATATATTCAGGTTTATACCATGTTTTGGGTGGCAGATTGTCTGCGATAAATGGCATAGGTCCAAAAGAACTCAACCTTGATACTATTCTGAAAAGAGTGACAGAGTCTAAAATTGAAGAGATAATTATCGCAATTAATCCGACATTAGAGGGCCAAGTTACTGCACAATATATAATTGAATTGCTAAAAAATTTGGATGTGAAAATATCACGTCTTGCTTGCGGCATACCAATGGGCGGAGAAATTGACTATCTTGATGAAGGAACGCTGAGGATAGCACTTACTTCAAGACAAGAATATGAGTTAAATATAAAATAAGGCATGTGCTTAAAAAAACTTGTATCGCTAGTAACATTCAAAAAGAAAGGAATAGCGCCACCACTTAAAGTGGTGGCTTGGAAAAATGACCGCCTAAACTATAAGCAATTTTCAGGTAAATTCAACACTATAATTAAAACAATTGATCAGTCTTTTACAATAATATCTTTGGAAGGATATAGTGGATGGGGCAAGACGTTTTTTTTGAAAGAATGGGTAAAAGAGTTAAAACAGCAAAATGAAATTGCAGCCTATTATAGTGCATGGGATATCAATGCACTGGATCAACCACTTCCTTCTTTTTTAAATTTTCTATTTGAAGATTTATTTGCATCGTATGAAGTAAAAAGAAGCGTTATACAACAGTTCAAGAACATAAACCAAGAGCTATTTTCTCTAAACACACTAGGAAAGCTGATCAGTAAATCTCCACTTGCTATGCTTTCAGTATTTCTTGATGCTGCAAAAGAGGCTGATAAAAAAGACATAGGTTTTGTCTTGAGTGAATTAAGTCTTCTCCAAAGAAGAAAAGAGAGTACTAGAGATTTTAAAACACAGTTAGCGGATGTGGTTAATAAAATCAGAAAAGACAAAAACATTTATATAATGGTGGATAATCTTGATGTGTGCCGTCCTAAATTCGTTGTCGATTTTTTGGAATCTATAAAGTATATGCTTGATGTGGAGGGGCTGGTTTTCATTATTTCTGTAAGTAAAGATAAGAGTAATGTACAAAGAGCAATCAGCACAATACTTGGACCAAATTTTGACCTAAAATCTTTTACTGATCTCTTTTTACATTTGCCAAAACAACCGATAGAAAAATTTACAAAAGAACTATTTGAAAATATTAAATTACCGAAAAAATCAAAAAGTTTAATTATAGATAGTTTTATATTTTATGCAGAAAGTCTATCACTATCGCTGAAAACAATAGAATACTGCGTGAAAAAAATAAAACTATGTCTTCTGAATTATATAAAGGAAGAATTACCTGATCCGAATTTGTTTTCATTTTTGGTAATACTGCAATCGATAAATATTGATATATATGAGGAATTAGGTTTTTCATATCAAACAGCATTGGAAAAAATTGAAAGTGAATACAAATCTTTAGTTATAAATGGTCAAGAAGAATGGGAAAAACTTAAAACCTCTCTAGAAACTGCTTTTGCAGAGAGGGAGTCAAAAATTAACAAAGCTATAAAGGACATAATATTTTAAAAAGATACCCTACCTTTGCATATACAAGGATAGGGTAACATTTGATTAACGCCCTTTTACTATGTCATTACCTTGTTCAAACTTTCTGATTAATTCGCTTACATTGACATTAGATAATTTTTTACCTGCAGATTTGTCATTATGTGAAGCATCAGGTTTATGAAGGTCCTCCTTACTGTTACTCCTAGTAATATTACATCTAACAATGTTTGAATTATTAGACTTATCGCTTACATCTGAAATATTGCTTTTTTCACTACATGAAGACGAATTACTCGACATATCGCCTAAGCTAAAGAGCTTTTTACCTTGATAGATTGGATTCCAATCAAGTGGATTATAAGTTTTAGCTTTTTTATCAAGAGTACTGCTACTAACATCACTGCATGAAGATATGCCACTATCCCCTGAATCACGGCGTTGTTTGTTAGGAGTGCTATGAATGTTGTCTTCCATGAGTTTTTGCATTGTTGGGCCAAATGTTCTTCCAAGATTGCTACTCACTGTTTTATTACTATCATTTGCTTGAGAATGAGGTGCATTTCGCTCAAAAATCGCTTTTATTCCAGCAAATTTAGCTTGGGAAGATTTCGGAGGAACAGGTGGAGCAACTTTCTTAAGCTTTACTATTTTTTCTAACTCATTCTGCGACGATAACTTGGTCTCTGGTGCTCTTGGTGGTACCGGTGGGGCAACCATGCCTTTTGAGTTAATCTTTCCTTCATTTTTAGGAAAAATTTTTGGATTATTTTTTTCTACTGTAGTATTCATTTTTTTACCTCTAAGCCTATTAACTAGTAGAATTATAAACTTAGAGTATTAATTTTGTAATAACGATGCTAATAGGTTACCGCAGTTTCAATAAACATCACCAGAGGATTCTCTATATAATGCTTAAAGGCATTTAAAAATTTTGCTCCTAATGCTCCATCAACTGCTCTATGGTCAACAGAAAGTGTTACTGTCATTATTTCTGCTATCTCTATTTTCTCATTCATAACAATTGGTTGTTTTTTGGATGCACCAACTGCCATAATGCAAGATTGCGGCGGATTGATTATAGCACTGAAGGCTTTTATACCAAACATCCCTAAGTTGGAGATAGTAAACCCACCTCCTTGAAACTCTTCAGGTTTTAATTTTCCAGATCTTGCTCTGCTTACTAAATCTTTCACTTCTTTTGATATAGATAAAATACCCTTTTTATCAGCATTTTTTACTATAGGAGTAATTAGCCCATCTTTAAGTGCCACAGCAATTGAAATATCTACATTCGAGTATTTAAGTATTTTATTATCTATCCACGAAGAATTTATATCAGGAAATTTTTTCATACTGAAGGCCACAGCTTTTATTACTAAGTCATTGATTGTTACTTTGCTGTTTTCATCTGCTGAGTTAATCTCGTTTTTTAACGATATTAACTTATCAACCTGGCAGTCTACAGTTAAATAAAAATGTGGAACATTCTGTTTTGATTCAGTTAGGCGCTGTGCTATCACTTGGCGCATGTTGCTTACTTCAACTATCTCAGGACTTTCAGTACGTATACCACTGCCTAAAAACTCCAACACATCAGCCTTAATTATGCGACCGTATGGTCCTGTACCTTTTAATTGCTGCACATTAACCCCTTCATTTTGAGCTATTTTCTTAGCTAAAGGGCTTATTTTTATTCTACCTTCTGTTGTCTTAGTATCTTCTTCTTTTCTAGATCCCAGTGTCAAGCACTGGGATGACATTGAGGGGTTGGATTCCAGCGTCACGCGCTGGAATGACACCGAAGAATGACTTATTGGCTTTCCGTTTAAATCTTGGTGTTCTGATTTTTGATTATCAACAGCACTTTTTGTCACTTCCTTTTTAACTGCACTATTGATGGAAGTTGAAGTATAGTTGTTAAGTGCACTTTCATCTTCTCCTTCTTCCAGCATTAAAGCTATTGGTTGATTTACAGGCACGCCACTTGTTCCTTCTGTTACTAAAATTTTTGCTAAAACTCCTTCATCTACAGATTCAAACTCCATTATGGCTTTATCAGTCTCTATCTCAGCAATTACGTCGCCTACTTCAACTTTGTCTTGTTCTTTTTTATGCCACTTTACAATTTTTCCTCCAGTTTTGCTCATTGTCGGTGAAAGAGCAGGCATTAATATTTCTATAGGCATTGATTTTGCATTTAAAGATCTATTCAATTTTTAATTTACTCTTTATCTTATGTCAATCTAATCGTGAATTATGATGAATAAATCTGTTACACTATCCCTCACGTCATCCCAGTGCGTGACACTGGGATCTTGGTTCAGTACTATTATCCTATTGTTTTTATTATTTAGCCATAGCTTGTTTGCTAATAACTTTGTTTCAACAAAATCAAATAAGATCAACATGAGAACAGGACCAGGGTTTCACTATCCTGTAAAATGGATATACACTTGCAAAAATCTGCCCCTGAAAGTGATAGAAGAGTTTGAGAGTTGGAAAAAGGTCTGCGATATAGATGAAGACTGCGGATGGATAAAAGGCAATCTTCTTAGTGATAAGTGCTACGCGATTGTAAAAGAAGATACTTATGGATATCAAAAACAGAGTGTAGACAGCAAGATTACTATGAAAATAGACAAGTTTGTTGTAATGAAAATAGAAAAATGTAACGAAGAATGGTGCTTTTTTTCCACCCCAAAACGCAAAGCATGGGTACAAAAAAAACATATATATGGGGTTGATTAGGTTGACAAAGGATCTGGACTAACACTAGTTTCCGGACCTTCTGTAGCATGCTCTTCATGTGAAGCAGAGGATGCACTGACTTCTTCATGCTCTGGAGACTGTACAGGGCTATCACAGAAACTCCTTAACATCTCCTCAGCGGATGAATCTAAAATTTGTACAATAGACTTTTCACTTTGTTCTTTTAACGATTGATCAAACCTAGAGATCAACTTAGAAAACTCGCTACCTGATTTTTCAGCTTCGCTTTTTATTTTACTTTCTATACTTGCAATATTACCTTGTTCAATTTCTTCTTTTGTTATGTTGAATGAATTTGCAGCATCTTGATATCCAATCTTGCAATTTCCACAACCAATTATGCAAAAAGCAATAGAATCAGATATTTCGCTTGCAGCCCACTTATGTATAGCGTAAGCCAAATAATTGGCATGGTATTTAATGCTAAATTGTTGTTCTATTAACTCAGAAATTTTATTCTTTAGAGACATAAAGCACCCTCCTTACATTCGTTATACCTTTTTGTTAAAATGCGACAATTACACCATTTACTACACACTTTACTTTAATTAATTATTAAAACAAGAGCATAATTTTCAGAGCTACGATTTAGAATCTTTTGGCTCCAATCCTAACAATTCTTTTTTGATTTCTTCTTCAATCATCTTAATTATACTCGTGTCAGCATCACCTGTCAAAAAATCCCTAACATTCCCGAGATCATATCGATTTCCTATCATTTTTTCAATAGCATCATTTATTATGTTTATGTCAAATCCCTTTATAATAGGCGTTACCTTCACATACCCTGCAGAACCTTTACCATAAATTTTTTTGCTTTTATCAATGCAACCACCTGCACCAGGTTTACTGCTGCTTCTAAAACCACTGTTACACTCTACTGTTTCATACTTGATTTCACCATTTTCTATATATGCTATCCTATTATCTTCAGTAAACTGCAATCCTTTTACTATAGTTTCTTTTTTTAATTTTACACTATCATCAATTATTGTTTCCATATAATCCCTATACCG is part of the Wolbachia endosymbiont (group A) of Anomoia purmunda genome and harbors:
- the recR gene encoding recombination mediator RecR; this translates as MNIKNLVHAFSKLPSLGPSSSRRLVIHLLQNKEKVMLPLASLIKELADLIIECEVCGNLDTKSPCSICTNPKRDTKLLCVVEELGDLWAFEKGNIYSGLYHVLGGRLSAINGIGPKELNLDTILKRVTESKIEEIIIAINPTLEGQVTAQYIIELLKNLDVKISRLACGIPMGGEIDYLDEGTLRIALTSRQEYELNIK
- a CDS encoding KAP family NTPase; this encodes MCLKKLVSLVTFKKKGIAPPLKVVAWKNDRLNYKQFSGKFNTIIKTIDQSFTIISLEGYSGWGKTFFLKEWVKELKQQNEIAAYYSAWDINALDQPLPSFLNFLFEDLFASYEVKRSVIQQFKNINQELFSLNTLGKLISKSPLAMLSVFLDAAKEADKKDIGFVLSELSLLQRRKESTRDFKTQLADVVNKIRKDKNIYIMVDNLDVCRPKFVVDFLESIKYMLDVEGLVFIISVSKDKSNVQRAISTILGPNFDLKSFTDLFLHLPKQPIEKFTKELFENIKLPKKSKSLIIDSFIFYAESLSLSLKTIEYCVKKIKLCLLNYIKEELPDPNLFSFLVILQSINIDIYEELGFSYQTALEKIESEYKSLVINGQEEWEKLKTSLETAFAERESKINKAIKDIIF
- a CDS encoding pyruvate dehydrogenase complex dihydrolipoamide acetyltransferase, translating into MPIEILMPALSPTMSKTGGKIVKWHKKEQDKVEVGDVIAEIETDKAIMEFESVDEGVLAKILVTEGTSGVPVNQPIALMLEEGEDESALNNYTSTSINSAVKKEVTKSAVDNQKSEHQDLNGKPISHSSVSFQRVTLESNPSMSSQCLTLGSRKEEDTKTTEGRIKISPLAKKIAQNEGVNVQQLKGTGPYGRIIKADVLEFLGSGIRTESPEIVEVSNMRQVIAQRLTESKQNVPHFYLTVDCQVDKLISLKNEINSADENSKVTINDLVIKAVAFSMKKFPDINSSWIDNKILKYSNVDISIAVALKDGLITPIVKNADKKGILSISKEVKDLVSRARSGKLKPEEFQGGGFTISNLGMFGIKAFSAIINPPQSCIMAVGASKKQPIVMNEKIEIAEIMTVTLSVDHRAVDGALGAKFLNAFKHYIENPLVMFIETAVTY
- a CDS encoding SH3 domain-containing protein — protein: MMNKSVTLSLTSSQCVTLGSWFSTIILLFLLFSHSLFANNFVSTKSNKINMRTGPGFHYPVKWIYTCKNLPLKVIEEFESWKKVCDIDEDCGWIKGNLLSDKCYAIVKEDTYGYQKQSVDSKITMKIDKFVVMKIEKCNEEWCFFSTPKRKAWVQKKHIYGVD